The Triticum aestivum cultivar Chinese Spring chromosome 3A, IWGSC CS RefSeq v2.1, whole genome shotgun sequence genome includes a region encoding these proteins:
- the LOC123056766 gene encoding transcription factor GTE8 → MEIPSYSLRKRFRAELDSVRYLLKRPEFLAIMPVSRAPGFSSSAAPRAKKVQRGSHVLRGAKGRFLPTKPRPETSTVLPEATILKQCESILKKLMTQKFSHIFNVPVDVEKLNIPDYNEIIKHPMDLGTIKKQLDSGSYTSPFDFAADVRLTFNNAITYNPRGHAVHDMAIQLNKMFESRWKTVEKKLVSAATKPHVEVDRADSKRRKTPPVDRSDLSIDCVRPTEIVKPKMTFEEKESFGNCLASLSEDPELPGHIIDMLQQCIDNNTDQLGDEEIEIDIHALSDDILLELKKHVDKYLQERDHQQTKSEPSENEAVNISGLSHSSTNPCKGGEPVEEDVDICGNASPILIEKDPQIRTSKCGSPSSSSSGSGSSSSDSDSGSDAESEPEKAGSPAKLVKGIKIPEQPAEQEKSDDVISPVDVNNTTADVELHELDNESKAAPEDTVADVELGEQDNESKAAPEGENAKPDRQVSPDKLLRAALLRGRYADVIVKARGILCQGGDKQEELEKLQKEEKERLLAEGNAAMEARRAEAEAESKRKRDLEREKARQALQEMERTVEINDSVDPKDLEMLGTVTTEHIVSSVDETSPEHSQDGMPSFLPGSGSMLEKLGLFMKVDEEEEEEEPCSKDADEGEIN, encoded by the exons ATGGAG ATCCCGTCATATAGCCTTCGAAAGAGATTCCGGGCAGAGCTTGATTCTGTCCGATATCTCCTCAAGAGGCCAGAGTTTTTGGCCATCATGCCTGTCAGCCGAGCACCTGGTTTCTCATCGTCGGCTGCCCCTCGAGCTAAAAAAGTGCAAAGGGGGAGCCATGTTCTCCGCGGTGCCAAGGGACGCTTCTTGCCGACCAAACCCCGGCCTGAAACATCTACAGTGTTGCCTGAAGCTACAATTCTGAAGCAGTGCGAATCTATTCTGAAGAAGCTGATGACTCAGAAATTTAGTCATATTTTTAATGTTCCAGTAGATGTGGAAAAGCTGAATATTCCAGATTATAATGAAATTATCAAGCACCCGATGGACCTTGGGACCATCAAGAAGCAGCTAGATTCTGGTTCCTACACAAGTCCTTTTGATTTTGCAGCTGATGTCAGGCTGACCTTTAACAATGCGATAACGTATAATCCCCGAGGGCATGCAGTGCATGATATGGCCATTCAACTGAATAAAATGTTTGAGTCCAGATGGAAAACAGTTGAGAAGAAGTTAGTTTCTGCCGCCACTAAGCCACATGTTGAGGTTGATAGAGCTGACTCAAAGAGGAGAAAGACCCCTCCTGTGGACCGCAGTGACTTGTCAATAGATTGTGTCAGGCCAACTGAGATTGTGAAGCCAAAGATGACATTTGAGGAGAAAGAATCCTTCGGAAACTGCTTAGCTTCTTTGTCTGAGGATCCAGAATTACCTGGTCACATCATTGATATGTTACAGCAGTGTATTGACAACAATACAGATCAGCTTGGGGATGAAGAGATAGAGATTGATATCCATGCACTCAGTGATGACATACTATTAGAATTGAAGAAGCATGTGGACAAGTACTTGCAAGAGAGAGATCACCAGCAGACAAAATCTGAGCCTTCTGAGAATGAGGCTGTGAATATTTCTGGCCTCAGTCATTCATCCACAAATCCCTGCAAAG GTGGTGAGCCTGTTGAGGAGGATGTGGACATTTGCGGCAATGCATCCCCTATATTGATAGAGAAGGATCCACAGATCAGAACAAGCAAATGTGGTAGTCCAAGTAGTTCCAGCAGTGGCTCGGGATCTTCATCCAGTG ATTCTGACTCAGGCAGTGACGCTGAAAGCGAACCAGAAAAAGCTGGTAGCCCAGCAAAGCTTGTGAAG GGTATTAAAATACCAGAACAACCTGCAGAGCAAGAAAAGAGTGATGATGTTATTAGCCCTGTTGATGTTAACA ACACTACTGCTGATGTGGAACTCCATGAACTGGACAATGAGTCCAAGGCTGCACCTGAGG ACACCGTTGCTGATGTGGAACTCGGTGAGCAGGACAACGAGTCGAAGGCTGCACCTGAGG GGGAGAATGCAAAACCTGACAGGCAAGTCTCCCCGGACAAGCTCTTACGAGCAGCTCTTTTGAGGGGCCGTTATGCTGATGTAATTGTGAAAGCTCGTGGGATTCTCTGCCAG GGTGGAGATAAACAGGAGGAGCTGGAGAAACTGCAGAAGGAAG AGAAAGAACGGCTTCTGGCTGAAGGTAATGCAGCCATGGAAGCCCGCAGAGCTGAAGCAGAGGCTGAATCTAAGCGTAAGCGGGACCTTGAGAGGGAAAAGGCTCGTCAGGCCTTGCAGGAG ATGGAGAGAACTGTAGAAATTAATGACAGTGTTGATCCCAAGGACCTAGAAATGCTTGGTACAGTCACCACAGAACATATTGTGAGTTCTGTCGATGAAACGAGTCCAGAGCATTCCCAGGATGGCATGCCCAGTTTTCTTCCTGGTTCTGGCAGCATGTTGGAGAAACTTGGACTATTTATGAaagtagacgaggaagaagaggaagaagagccaTGCAGCAAAGATGCGGATGAAGGAGAAATCAACTAA